AATGGCCTCCTCAAGATTCATACTGGCTACAGGGTCAGACATGAGCACGAAATCCGGCCCAGTAGCCTCCCTCACCAATCCATGTGCCTCTCGGTCTTGCCGGAGATCCTGACCCTTTGGGTGCAGCTTGTAACCATGGAATCCCTGATTTTTAGTTGACAGGGCTTCCACAGCAAACTGTTCAGGAGAATCGTGAACAAGCGAACTCAGGTAAACTGGAACAGTGTCTCGGTAGCCCCCAAGGTAACGATAAAGTGGTTGATTTGCAGCTTGGGCACAGAGTATCCAGCAGAGAGAATCAAAGGGCCCATATGCCCAGAATGGCAGATGGTGCCACCACCGATCCGCAGTTCTGAATTCGTGCCATGCCTTCTCTCGATCCAATGCGCTTCTGCCGATGAAGAAAGGCTTGAGTGATGTTGAGATCATTTCTGCAGTAGCAAGCGCATTTTTTCCTGCAAAACCAAAACAAGAGGCCTGCAGACCCTCTTGTGTGACAACAGTCAGAAACAGGAATTGTAGTGCCCCGGAGCTGTTACTTCGCAAGGAACCCTCAGCCAGTTGAGCATCACTGCTGCAGGCTCGGATTTCAATGTCACGGATTTCGAGTCTAGAACATTCCATATTTCAGATAGGCTTCCTGTGGATCGACACCATTGAGGATCGCTTTGCGGATTAGATTTTCAGTTGCAATCGATTCTTCAGCTTGTTTTGTGATCTCTTCACAATCCTTCTCCGGGATAACCAGGCAGCCGTCCCGGTCCCCCATGATAAAGTCTCCCGGATGAATCTCTACCTCACCAATGCAGATAGGGGTATCAACCTCAAAGGGCATCCAATAACCAACAATGTCTCTTGGAGTAAACCCTCTACCCCAAACCTGAAATCCCATCTTCATCAGAAAGTCTGTATCTCTGATGAAGCCATCGGTAACGACTCCTCTCAGTCCCTTCAGCAGCAGGGTTTCTCCAGAAAGCTCTCCCATATGTGCGACAGTGTGGTCA
The nucleotide sequence above comes from SAR324 cluster bacterium. Encoded proteins:
- a CDS encoding enolase C-terminal domain-like protein — its product is MECSRLEIRDIEIRACSSDAQLAEGSLRSNSSGALQFLFLTVVTQEGLQASCFGFAGKNALATAEMISTSLKPFFIGRSALDREKAWHEFRTADRWWHHLPFWAYGPFDSLCWILCAQAANQPLYRYLGGYRDTVPVYLSSLVHDSPEQFAVEALSTKNQGFHGYKLHPKGQDLRQDREAHGLVREATGPDFVLMSDPVASMNLEEAIRFGRFLETQDYYWLEEPLWDENFHSLRELTRVLEIPVVGCEVLNKHPYSVAECISRRVVDRVRADISWTGGVTGTMKTARLAEAFGVNCEVHTSIFHGLDLVNLHCIGAMRNCDFFELLTPMEPFCFGLAEPINIKNGQAHLPQGPGLGISFDLDQIENMTLKVF
- a CDS encoding RraA family protein, which codes for MTLDEQESLSLRLEQCYSGVLHDVMRTRGMSSFTLPPELRPILPERPMAGPAFTISGRPCPGVEPHETLVAWTGLLSKAKSGHIWISQPNDHTVAHMGELSGETLLLKGLRGVVTDGFIRDTDFLMKMGFQVWGRGFTPRDIVGYWMPFEVDTPICIGEVEIHPGDFIMGDRDGCLVIPEKDCEEITKQAEESIATENLIRKAILNGVDPQEAYLKYGMF